The Perca fluviatilis chromosome 18, GENO_Pfluv_1.0, whole genome shotgun sequence genomic interval tgggcgggcaaagcagagaaaggggaggtaaccttgctccttatgacctcataaggagaagattccagatctgcccatctgagctttcattttctcaaaggcagagcaggatacccagggctcggtttacacctatcaccatttctagccactgggggaccataggcaggctgggggaatgcatattaatgttaaaaaacctcataaagtgacattttcatgccatgggacctttaagatgttTTTACACCAGAACAATGATTCTGTGTTCTTAACTTCTGTGGTTTTGTCTTTGCAGGGTGATGTGGTTGCAGAGCGATGGGCCTGTCGAAGCGAGTGTCATCGTGGTCCGTGGAAGAAGTGTTGGAGTGGGTGCAGGATCAGTACCCGACCCACATGGGCACGCTCCATAAAGCCATAATCAAGCACGCTATATCAGGTACAACTACTGCCTTTAaaaacagactttgaaaagactacgGTCTGACACAATCTTACATCTAAAGAcaaccatctcacatctaatgtTAAAGCCAGTCATAATgtgtaaagactggggatcttgcagggtcacacattgcaagactacaactagacttgttttgaaaaatttaacctagctagctagccaccgCTGgggttagctggtaacttaagggaaggTTTGccgattttctgttctgccgtacatgcagatgaacagCGGCAGTACCCggaggtagggctgggtaccgaacgtcgatacttttatggtatcgaaaaattaTTTGTCTTTcagtgccaaatttcggttccaaaagcttatctgtcctctccgcatattgacacagagcggagctccgaccgagacacacacacacacacacggagaggtgcgggtggagtaaactgtctgcagttttgttgaagtcacagagagtcacggttggtttcaagtgtggttacagtttttcataacttcacgcggacagcgtttgctgcgatatgatattaatggcgagccgaaagcggtcgcggtgctgttgacgttacacttcctcttactagacaagcaggcacaacggtggtttcgctgccctgatgactgactgacaggctgagcttgcaaagcaaggcacttttattaattagttactctgagtgagcagttttaccagatttttttaattttgataactgttttaaTTCACAATTggggtggaaaataaaagctttgtgtttaatgtatttttgttgatgttgaaatggattttaaaacatatggtatcgaaaaaaagtatctttaggaaccggcatcgaaactgaggtatcgaaattggcaccggatcgaaagattctgaacgatacccgGGCCAAACCCTACGCGGAGGTCGGCGTTTATCCGCCGGTAAAGTTCTcgttggatgactcgcttcagaagggttggaaATTGGCAACTTTTGGCAACTTttcctctttagcgtttagctctCTGcaccatagcaaccataaacaacactggctctcGCTGttttctgcttcctgtttgatgCTGAAGGGAGCGCACCctttggttgttgacaatgttcacatgatttaacttccctaccaagacttaaaacttacgacagcatcaaacatgtttgatgttGTCGGAACGTCAAGACTGACTCGGACTGAGatttatgaccaccttacaccaaacgattgaGACGACGGTCGAGACTCTCAGGATGTCATTACGATATAGGAAAGCAGTCTGCGACAGTGACATTGCTTTaaaagtcgtttggtgtaaggtcggcaTAAGGCATTATATTCAACTTCAttgttagatgagaagatccaTTTGTCAAGAGGACGTTCATTTTTCCGCTTTTTTTAGATTTAGAATGTGTGCAATAAGGTTTGGTTTTACTATGTTTTTGATTCACACATCCAATTTGGGGATGAATGACTACTCCCACATGGACACCTCTCTTCCAGGGCGTGCATTGCTGAGACTAAAGGACCATCACTTGGAGCTACTCGGGGTGGAGGCTGAGGAACAGCAGCAGGAAATCTTGCagggcctcctcctcctcagagtTCATGAAGAAATCAATGAACTCAGTGAAATCTGCTCTGGTAAGAGTGCCAAATGACTTTGTCTTCAGGGTGCAGCTGAGTGCCAAACTCATAGAATAgcagggctgggcaatatatcgacaTCGTGATATCAGACTAGATAtcataatatcgtaatatggcttaaagctatagtgcgtagtttctgtcgaccccccatgaggaattctaagtaatgacaaccacactgtcggcgcgtccacatgatacaagccttcggatcccgcaccacccccacccctcccccacacagttgctggtagccaaggaggacacggaggattaaaaacacatgatggactcttcagaagaggtcattatcttcgctCGATTTTCTGCACgcaaaagtcgccggacgccacaatcttctgaacatagtcatactgagaaatacagagggagttgtgtggagctgatagtcttaattagctttgtatgaACTCATTTGGCAGGATATTAATCATCTTCTGGCAGGTTTGTTTCCCTCCCAATCAAACTTAGCCATGTAttataaaaacatgtttgatgTCACCAGCATTTACTAAAAATGTAACTAAATCTGCCAAAATAGaaaaacctctttttttttttttttacattttaattattgtgtAGCATTTGTGTCCACAGAAAGAAACCAGTTgctaacttttattttatttgttctcTTTTCTGCTCTGCAGAGTGTTTTTCTCTATAGCAGAGAATAAATGTCTTCAGGAGGAATGCGGCttacttttttcaaattttccatccattcattcatccatgtGAAGGAGGGAGAACAGTGGGAGTGTGGAAACAACAAGAGAAGGTGAAAGTGAAAGAAGAATcaatgaagaatgaagagagaaagaaacccATTTCCTGTGTGAAA includes:
- the LOC120546215 gene encoding sterile alpha motif domain-containing protein 12-like, translated to MGLSKRVSSWSVEEVLEWVQDQYPTHMGTLHKAIIKHAISGRALLRLKDHHLELLGVEAEEQQQEILQGLLLLRVHEEINELSEICSECFSL